Proteins from one Rhinopithecus roxellana isolate Shanxi Qingling chromosome 18, ASM756505v1, whole genome shotgun sequence genomic window:
- the LOC104671094 gene encoding 60S ribosomal protein L7a, whose amino-acid sequence MPKGKKAKGKKVAPAPAVVKKQEAKKVVNPLFEKRPKNFGIGQDIQPKRDLTRFVKWPRYIRLQRQRAILYKRLKVPPAINQFTQALDRQTATQLFKLAHKYRPETKQEKKQRLLARAEKKAAGKGDVPTKRPPVLRAGVNTVTTLVENKKAQLVVIAHDVDPIELVVFLPALCRKMGVPYCIIKGKARLGRLVHRKTCTTVAFTQVNSEDKGALAKLVEAIRTNYNDRYDEIRRHWGGNVLGPKSVARIAKLEKAKAKELATKLG is encoded by the coding sequence ATGCCGAAAGGAAAGAAGGCCAAGGGAAAGAAGGTGGCTCCGGCCCCTGCTGTCGTGAAAAAGCAGGAGGCCAAGAAAGTGGTGAATCCCCTGTTTGAGAAAAGACCTAAGAATTTTGGCATTGGACAGGACATCCAGCCCAAAAGAGACCTCACCCGCTTTGTGAAATGGCCTCGCTATATCAGGTTGCAGCGGCAGAGAGCCATCCTCTATAAGCGGCTGAAAGTGCCTCCTGCTATTAACCAGTTCACCCAGGCCCTGGACCGCCAAACAGCTACTCAGCTGTTTAAGCTGGCCCACAAGTACAGACcagagacaaagcaagagaagaagcagaggcTGTTGGCCCGGGCCGAGAAGAAAGCTGCTGGCAAAGGGGATGTCCCCACTAAGAGACCACCTGTCCTTCGAGCAGGAGTTAACACCGTCACCACCTTGGTGGAGAACAAGAAAGCTCAGCTGGTGGTGATTGCACACGACGTGGATCCCATCGAGCTGGTTGTCTTCTTGCCTGCCCTGTGTCGTAAAATGGGGGTCCCTTACTGCATTATCAAGGGGAAGGCCAGACTGGGTCGTCTAGTCCACAGGAAGACCTGCACCACTGTCGCCTTCACACAGGTGAACTCGGAAGACAAAGGCGCTTTGGCTAAGCTGGTGGAAGCTATCAGGACCAATTACAACGACAGATACGATGAGATCCGCCGTCACTGGGGCGGCAATGTCCTGGGTCCCAAGTCTGTGGCTCGTATTGCCAAGCTCGAAAAGGCAAAGGCTAAAGAACTTGCCACTAAACTGGGTTAA